The following proteins come from a genomic window of Pocillopora verrucosa isolate sample1 chromosome 6, ASM3666991v2, whole genome shotgun sequence:
- the LOC131770748 gene encoding uncharacterized protein: MLVSPLCRELRYPSTMAMMVEGECTVDLLGVSGRKALDACVKVILVERAWKKTCPRSNMYDDLSEEPKVEDLMEANHTTIDRDLLCERTPCIQKLYMDEHGAKELCGHNRSEGREATSKHKRGMKQHVTELRANDSISEHTEHERLEATCKGLKETNKGVDELGAEGIGGYDGRKGIETNCDRVKELKHPVHGSGFIIHDHVVVTSKHVIKPVLNDQGEGYEVYISNATFGILPCKVLYVDERQDLAILLCQQLNLEKNGIRSLLLTNHSLSPVVPIFCFGYPLSYKGDRALAVFGKVCSQETSSDSPLVPLDCPLDSGNYGSPALCWIGDQLKVVGVITQKNIHGIQTQNWKDGIKCLQESLPIIANPQIQRYQTAPLLTSDIASKYLGIHRLYDILKTHSPFCVIPGICLVDFIKTFANKHEGKHEEELREIINCFDILS; the protein is encoded by the coding sequence atgcTTGTGAGCCCTCTTTGCCGAGAACTTCGCTATCCAAGTACTATGGCTATGATGGTCGAAGGTGAGTGTACCGTTGATTTATTGGGAGTTTCGGGAAGAAAGGCTCTAGATGCGTGCGTTAAAGTAATCCTAGTCGAACGAGCCTGGAAGAAAACTTGTCCAAGGTCGAACATGTACGACGACCTGTCCGAAGAGCCAAAGGTTGAAGATTTGATGGAAGCAAACCATACAACCATCGATCGAGATTTGCTCTGCGAAAGGACTCCCTGCATTCAGAAATTGTATATGGATGAACATGGAGCAAAAGAGCTCTGTGGACATAACAGAAGCGAAGGTCGCGAGGCTACTTCCAAACACAAAAGGGGAATGAAGCAACACGTTACTGAACTCCGAGCTAATGACTCAATTAGTGAACACACCGAACACGAAAGACTCGAAGCTACTTGTAAGGGtttaaaggaaacaaacaagGGTGTAGACGAGCTCGGAGCCGAAGGCATTGGTGGATACGACGGAAGAAAAGGAATCGAAACCAATTGTGACCGTGTAAAGGAACTGAAGCATCCTGTGCATGGCTCTGGGTTTATTATTCATGACCATGTCGTTGTCACCAGCAAACATGTAATTAAACCAGTTTTAAACGATCAAGGAGAAGGATACGAAGTCTATATTTCCAATGCCACCTTTGGTATTCTCCCATGCAAGGTTTTATATGTTGACGAACGCCAGGATTTGGCAATACTCCTTTGCCAACAACTTAATTTAGAGAAAAATGGAATCCGTTCCTTGTTGCTGACGAACCATTCGTTGTCACCAGTTGtgccaattttttgttttggttatcCCTTGAGTTATAAAGGTGACAGAGCACTTGCTGTTTTTGGCAAAGTCTGTTCACAAGAGACTTCATCAGACTCTCCACTTGTCCCACTAGATTGCCCTCTTGACTCAGGAAATTATGGCAGCCCAGCACTCTGTTGGATAGGTGATCAGTTAAAAGTAGTTGGTGTGATAACACAGAAAAACATTCATGGGATTCAAACACAGAATTGGAAAGATGGCATCAAATGTTTACAGGAATCATTGCCGATTATTGCCAATCCTCAAATACAGCGCTACCAAACAGCACCTTTGTTGACTTCTGACATAGCTTCAAAGTATTTGGGGATACATAGGCTATATGACATTCTGAAGACACACAGTCCCTTTTGTGTAATTCCAGGAATTTGCttagttgattttattaaaaCCTTTGCCAACAAACATGAAGGCAAGCATGAAGAAGAGTTAAGGGAGATAATCAATTGCTTTGATATTCTTTCTTAG
- the LOC131770625 gene encoding arylacetamide deacetylase, whose protein sequence is MRTFVVFLCVFVVLLAIVSNRVYQRLFNVALPDDFPINSTWQFKLVGFSFVLAWDLAYIGSFVGLGENYYSNMATVLAFASGLYKNNSYSDVLEINDTEIFGVRVRIYKPVNKTKGSPESKSNEETLLPGVIYFHGGGWAIGSLEGYDDFCRRLAVSAQVIVVSVDYRQAPKYTYPIQFNDCYNVAVGLLNTGKDHGVDVTRVMLVGDSSGGNLAAAVSHYLAEVSEMHCRQNYLKAQILIYPALQFLDFNLPSYTTNAVNDILSQEEHVKFVSLYLNGSTDLMEILLSGNHSQHLLGTKYMGFLRKSTPGISWLPQQKTALPPVVLEALTQSKASPLIAEDFRGVPPTFVITANFDVLRDEGILYVERLQDANIEVQHKNYQSFHGFVTLATEGGPARTDEGDEAFADIVQYVKDMVSS, encoded by the exons ATGCGGACTTTTGTCGTGTTCCTCTGTGTTTTCGTAGTACTACTGGCAATTGTTTCTAACAGAGTATACCAAAGATTATTCAACGTTGCATTACCAGACGATTTTCCGATAAATTCAACATGGCAGTTCAAGTTAGTTGGATTTAGTTTCGTGTTAGCATGGGACCTG GCTTACATTGGCTCTTTTGTTGGACTGGGTGAAAACTATTACTCCAACATGGCAACTGTGTTAGCATTTGCAAGTGGATTGTACAAGAACAATAGTTACTCTGATGTTTTGGAAATAAATGACACTGAAATTTTTGGTGTTCGTGTAAGGATATACAAGCCAGTGAACAAAACTAAGGGGTCTCCTGAAAGCAAATCCAATGAAGAAACTCTTTTACCAGGAGTAATTTACTTTCATGGTGGAGGATGGGCCATAGGAAGCCTGG AGGGATATGACGATTTCTGCCGTAGACTGGCAGTGTCAGCTCAAGTCATTGTTGTGAGTGTGGA TTACAGGCAAGCTCCTAAGTATACTTATCCAATCCAGTTTAATGACTGCTACAATGTAGCTGTTGGCCTCCTCAACACTGGAAAAGACCACGGAGTTGATGTCACACGAGTCATGTTGGTTGGTGACAGTTCTGGAGGAAACTTGGCTGCAGCAGTTTCTCATTACCTGGCTGAAGTCTCTGAGATGCATTGTAGGCAGAATTATTTGAAAGCACAG ATTCTCATCTATCCTGCTTTGCAGTTCCTTGACTTCAACTTGCCATCATACACTACCAATGCAGTCAATGACATACTCTCTCAAGAAGAGCATGTAAAATTTGTTTCGCTATACCTTAATGGCTCCACAGACCTCATGGAGATTCTTCTGTCTGGGAATCACTCTCAACATCTCCTTGGAACAAAGTATATGGGGTTTCTAAGAAAGTCAACACCAGGCATTTCATGGCTTCCACAACAGAAAACAGCACTACCACCTGTTGTACTGGAAGCTTTGACCCAATCTAAAGCATCTCCTTTAATAGCAGAAGACTTTAGAGGAGTACCTCCTACTTTTGTTATTACAGCAAACTTTGACGTTTTAAGAGACGAAGGCATCCTTTATGTAGAACGATTGCAAGATGCAAACATTGAAGTCCAACACAAGAACTATCAATCTTTTCATGGGTTTGTGACATTAGCTACTGAGGGAGGACCAGCCAGGACAGATGAGGGGGATGAGGCATTTGCTGATATAGTACAGTATGTTAAAGACATGGTATCCAGCTAG
- the LOC131770709 gene encoding arylacetamide deacetylase-like, with amino-acid sequence MANFFLIFSLTVGIFFGIIVAWYNSQEIPKGLPDDQLMGLRVFGTGMDILRFLASTASDIGIGESAMENTNLGLQWLSSMLPKSDESENLLEIWNDKIANIPVRFYKPKIHGSKRTTGVVYFHGGGFTLGSVDQHHPFTLLLAKEANVVLVSVEYRLAPKHTFPTQFHDCYVVVNTLLATGEKYDIDTNRIIVAGDSAGGNLAAAVALKLRDEDKHLAAEILIYPTLQFMDFSLPSFQNHDSRLLSLEQLAEYWSYYMTGTPNMVSSFLANNHSRHLHNTKYSSYIGVGDKGQQNKKKKPLDGIPEVVLNGLVDYRASPLMANSLKGLPKTLIITCEFDILKDDGLLYRARLLDAGVKVTHLNYMSYHPFLAVQVSPYFVTEEFNQALRDIVDFVKEE; translated from the exons ATGGctaactttttccttattttcagtCTAACTGTTGGAATCTTTTTTGGCATTATCGTGGCCTGGTACAATAGTCAGGAAATTCCAAAGGGATTGCCCGACGATCAGTTGATGGGTCTACGAGTTTTCGGTACTGGTATGGATATACTCCGCTTTCTG GCGTCTACAGCTTCAGATATTGGGATCGGGGAGTCCGCAATGGAAAATACTAATTTGGGACTTCAATGGTTATCATCGATGCTCCCTAAAAGTGACGAATCAGAAAACCTCTTGGAAATCTGGAATGACAAGATAGCCAACATCCCTGTACGTTTTTATAAACCAAAAATTCATGGCAGCAAAAGAACTACTGGTGTGGTTTACTTTCATGGCGGTGGATTTACTCTTGGAAGTGTTG ATCAGCATCATCCATTTACTCTGCTGTTAGCTAAAGAGGCAAATGTTGTACTGGTGTCTGTTGA ATACAGATTAGCACCCAAACACACTTTCCCAACCCAGTTCCATGACTGTTATGTTGTTGTTAACACCTTACTGGCCACTGGAGAAAAATATGATATTGATACAAACCGTATTATTGTTGCTGGAGACAGTGCTGGTGGTAATCTAGCAGCTGCAGTTGCTCTCAAGCTTCGAGATGAGGACAAACACCTGGCAGCTGAG ATTCTCATCTACCCTACACTTCAGTTTATGGACTTTTCACTTCCCTCATTTCAAAACCATGACTCTCGACTCTTGTCATTGGAACAATTAGCAGAGTACTGGTCATATTACATGACAGGAACACCTAACATGGTCTCATCCTTTTTAGCAAACAATCACTCCAGGCATCTTCACAACACAAAGTACTCCTCTTACATTGGGGTTGGTGATAAGGgacagcaaaataaaaaaaagaagccaTTAGATGGAATTCCAGAGGTTGTTTTAAATGGTCTGGTGGACTATAGAGCATCACCTTTAATGGCTAATAGTTTAAAGGGGCTTCCCAAGACATTAATTATCACATGTGAATTTGATATCTTAAAGGATGATGGTCTGTTGTACAGGGCTCGTTTGTTGGATGCCGGTGTCAAAGTGACCCATTTAAACTACATGAGCTACCATCCTTTTTTGGCAGTTCAAGTGTCACCTTATTTTGTAACAGAGGAGTTTAATCAGGCATTGAGAGATATAGTTGACTTTGTGAAAGAGGagtaa